A genomic region of Pseudomonas sp. MPC6 contains the following coding sequences:
- the fliN gene encoding flagellar motor switch protein FliN, with protein MANDMHTQDDQALADEWAAALEEAGDGQDDIDALLAADAVNSSSNRLRMEEFGGVPKNTNPVTLDGPNLDVILDIPVSISMEVGSTDISIRNLLQLNQGSVIELDRLAGEPLDVLVNGTLIAHGEVVVVNEKFGIRLTDVISPSERIKKLR; from the coding sequence ATGGCTAACGATATGCATACCCAGGACGACCAGGCACTGGCTGATGAATGGGCTGCGGCCCTCGAAGAAGCCGGTGACGGGCAGGACGACATCGACGCCTTGCTGGCCGCCGATGCGGTCAATTCGTCGTCCAACCGCCTGCGGATGGAAGAGTTCGGCGGCGTGCCGAAAAACACCAATCCGGTCACCCTGGACGGTCCGAACCTGGACGTGATCCTCGATATCCCGGTGTCGATCTCCATGGAAGTCGGCAGCACCGATATCAGCATCCGCAACCTGCTGCAACTCAACCAGGGTTCGGTGATCGAGCTCGATCGCCTGGCCGGTGAGCCGCTGGACGTCCTGGTCAACGGCACGCTCATCGCCCACGGCGAAGTGGTGGTGGTCAACGAGAAGTTCGGCATCCGCCTGACCGACGTGATCAGCCCAAGCGAACGCATCAAGAAGCTGCGCTGA
- a CDS encoding flagellar hook-length control protein FliK, whose amino-acid sequence MPVTPNMLLQAAAQTKAKAVSANPPAQVAEPADKASSFADVYANQARNPRSAGNDGPAKPVRDTAAEGPGKKDLGHDKAAAAKPAVADSGKSLPADKPAADDPIADEGSDAVDASVAEATGEPAADPAGPTLVAQTPPAVDAVPPLGEQPVVAATIPAAPVDATFDPQADPLDALPALRLAMEQGGHVSASSQAKPPALPASAEADGEPAAAQNLVAGTASMLDVQAEKDSTEGGDKTFSGLLDDGLKDLKTASSDTRVDDFANRLAALTQAATPKTANALPVNQPIALHQSGWTEEVVNRVMYLSSANLKAADIQLQPAELGRLDIRVNMVPDQQTQITFMSAHPSVREALDGQMHRLRDMFAQQGMGQVDVNVSDQSRGSQQGQDQARQSHGGRTGASDGRLDAMDDERAPTVAEVAASTTSIIGSSAVDYYA is encoded by the coding sequence ATGCCCGTGACCCCCAATATGCTTCTGCAGGCCGCCGCCCAGACCAAGGCCAAGGCGGTATCCGCCAATCCACCGGCGCAGGTCGCCGAGCCCGCGGACAAGGCCTCCAGCTTCGCCGATGTCTACGCCAACCAGGCTCGCAACCCACGTTCTGCAGGGAACGACGGGCCGGCCAAGCCCGTGCGCGACACCGCCGCTGAAGGGCCGGGTAAAAAGGACCTCGGCCACGACAAGGCTGCCGCCGCGAAGCCGGCCGTTGCCGATAGCGGCAAATCCTTGCCCGCCGATAAACCGGCGGCCGACGACCCGATCGCCGACGAGGGGTCGGATGCCGTTGACGCCTCTGTCGCCGAGGCGACGGGCGAGCCAGCCGCCGATCCCGCAGGGCCGACCCTTGTCGCGCAAACTCCGCCAGCGGTAGACGCCGTGCCGCCCCTGGGCGAACAGCCGGTGGTTGCGGCAACGATTCCGGCCGCCCCCGTCGACGCCACGTTCGATCCCCAGGCCGACCCCCTTGATGCCCTGCCAGCCTTGCGCCTGGCCATGGAGCAGGGTGGGCACGTTTCCGCTTCGAGCCAGGCCAAGCCGCCAGCGCTGCCGGCCTCGGCCGAGGCTGACGGCGAGCCCGCCGCGGCGCAAAACCTGGTCGCCGGCACGGCGAGCATGCTGGACGTGCAGGCGGAAAAGGACAGCACCGAGGGCGGGGACAAGACCTTCAGCGGCCTGCTCGATGACGGCTTGAAAGACTTGAAGACCGCCAGCAGCGATACCCGGGTCGACGATTTCGCCAACCGACTGGCGGCGCTGACCCAGGCGGCCACGCCGAAAACCGCTAACGCCTTGCCGGTGAACCAGCCGATCGCCCTGCATCAAAGTGGCTGGACCGAAGAGGTGGTGAACCGGGTCATGTACCTGTCCAGCGCCAACCTCAAGGCGGCCGACATCCAGTTGCAACCGGCCGAACTCGGGCGCCTCGACATTCGGGTGAACATGGTGCCGGACCAGCAGACCCAGATCACCTTCATGAGCGCGCATCCCAGCGTCCGCGAAGCGCTCGACGGGCAGATGCATCGCCTGCGCGACATGTTTGCGCAGCAGGGCATGGGCCAGGTGGATGTCAACGTGTCCGACCAGTCCCGTGGTTCGCAGCAAGGGCAGGACCAGGCCCGGCAAAGTCACGGCGGGCGGACCGGCGCCAGCGATGGTCGCCTCGATGCCATGGATGACGAGCGTGCGCCAACAGTCGCCGAAGTGGCGGCCAGCACGACCAGCATCATCGGCTCCAGCGCAGTCGACTACTACGCCTGA
- the fliH gene encoding flagellar assembly protein FliH, producing the protein MSTEHDESQTDLIRAKDVRGVDIWSLPSFDPYVPEPEPEPEPEPPAMQEVPLEEVQPLTLEELESIRQEAYNEGFATGEREGFHSTTLKVRQEAEVALAAKLAALEKLMGHLLEPIAEQDTEIEKSLVDLVQHITRQVIQRELAIDSTQIEHVMRDALKLLPLGVGNVRLYINPQDFAQVKALRERHEETWRIVEDEALLPGGCRVETEHSRIDASIETRVTRVMDKLFDQLHEQVLHPAAPDLSLELPTGNTAPAAPAPDVPDAP; encoded by the coding sequence ATGTCGACTGAACATGATGAGTCCCAGACCGACCTGATCCGAGCCAAGGACGTCAGGGGTGTCGATATCTGGTCGTTGCCCAGTTTCGATCCGTACGTCCCCGAGCCCGAACCGGAGCCTGAACCCGAGCCGCCGGCCATGCAGGAAGTGCCGCTGGAGGAAGTCCAGCCGCTGACCCTCGAAGAGCTCGAAAGCATTCGCCAGGAAGCCTACAACGAAGGTTTCGCCACCGGCGAGCGGGAGGGCTTCCACAGCACCACGCTCAAGGTCCGCCAGGAAGCCGAAGTGGCGCTGGCGGCGAAACTTGCCGCGCTGGAAAAGCTGATGGGCCACCTGTTGGAGCCGATTGCCGAGCAGGACACCGAGATCGAGAAGTCCCTGGTCGACCTCGTGCAGCACATCACCCGCCAGGTGATCCAGCGCGAACTGGCCATCGACTCGACACAGATCGAACACGTCATGCGCGATGCCCTCAAGCTGTTGCCGTTGGGCGTGGGCAACGTGCGGCTGTACATCAATCCGCAAGATTTCGCCCAGGTCAAAGCCCTGCGCGAGCGTCATGAAGAAACCTGGCGCATCGTCGAGGACGAGGCATTGTTGCCGGGCGGGTGCCGGGTCGAGACCGAGCACAGTCGCATTGACGCGTCGATTGAAACCCGGGTGACGCGGGTCATGGACAAGCTGTTCGATCAACTGCACGAACAGGTACTGCACCCGGCGGCGCCGGACCTGAGCCTGGAGCTGCCGACGGGCAACACAGCGCCAGCCGCCCCCGCACCGGATGTGCCCGATGCGCCTTGA
- the fliJ gene encoding flagellar export protein FliJ, translating into MAQSRAARLAPVVDMAEKVEKAAVQRLGHFQGQVRLAESKLADLEAFRLDYQEQWIVRGSSGVSGQWLLGYQGFLAQLGTAIDQQRQSLTWHQNNLNKARETWQQAYARVEGLRKLVQRYMDEARRLEDKREQKLLDELSQRLPRQDPY; encoded by the coding sequence ATGGCCCAGAGTCGCGCAGCCCGCCTGGCCCCGGTGGTGGACATGGCGGAAAAGGTCGAGAAAGCCGCGGTCCAGCGCCTGGGGCACTTCCAGGGGCAGGTCCGCCTGGCCGAAAGCAAACTCGCCGACCTCGAAGCGTTTCGGCTCGACTACCAGGAGCAATGGATCGTGCGCGGCAGCAGCGGCGTTTCCGGGCAATGGTTGCTGGGGTATCAAGGCTTCCTCGCGCAACTGGGCACGGCCATCGATCAGCAACGACAAAGCCTGACCTGGCATCAGAACAATCTGAACAAGGCACGGGAAACCTGGCAGCAGGCGTATGCCCGGGTCGAAGGCTTGCGCAAACTGGTTCAGCGTTACATGGATGAGGCGCGACGACTGGAAGACAAGCGCGAGCAGAAGCTGCTGGATGAATTGTCGCAGCGGCTGCCGCGGCAGGATCCGTATTGA
- the fliQ gene encoding flagellar biosynthesis protein FliQ has protein sequence MTPEVAVDIFREALWLTTMMVAVLVIPSLLVGLLVAMFQAATQINEQTLSFLPRLLVMLVTLIVAGPWLVQTFMEYILQLYGSIPQVIG, from the coding sequence ATGACCCCGGAAGTGGCGGTCGACATCTTCCGCGAAGCGCTGTGGCTGACCACCATGATGGTGGCCGTGCTGGTGATCCCGAGTCTGCTGGTGGGCCTGCTGGTGGCGATGTTCCAGGCCGCCACCCAGATCAACGAACAGACCCTGAGCTTTTTGCCGCGCCTGCTGGTGATGCTGGTGACGCTGATCGTCGCCGGCCCGTGGCTGGTGCAGACCTTCATGGAATACATCCTGCAGTTGTACGGCAGTATTCCCCAGGTCATCGGCTAG
- a CDS encoding Hpt domain-containing protein codes for MADTHLDFDVLSALQEVMEDEYPMLLDTFLADAEERLVLLHKADDAQQLMNAAHSFKGSSSNMGAIRLARLCHELEQCAKQKRLAGVEGLVGEIDSEFALVRPLYEAERQRALAD; via the coding sequence GTGGCTGACACACATCTGGACTTCGACGTGCTGAGCGCGTTGCAAGAAGTCATGGAGGATGAGTATCCGATGTTGCTGGATACCTTTCTCGCCGACGCTGAAGAACGCCTGGTCCTGTTGCACAAGGCAGACGATGCCCAGCAACTGATGAATGCTGCCCACAGTTTCAAGGGCAGCAGCAGCAACATGGGCGCCATTCGCCTGGCCCGGTTGTGCCATGAGCTGGAGCAATGCGCCAAGCAGAAACGCCTCGCCGGCGTTGAAGGACTGGTGGGCGAAATCGACAGCGAATTCGCCCTGGTCCGTCCGCTGTATGAGGCCGAACGTCAGCGCGCGCTTGCCGACTAG
- the fliL gene encoding flagellar basal body-associated protein FliL, which yields MANSEDAVKDPATKRKIKLIIVTVVALLLAIGLSVGATWYFMHSPRSTPVAAPQTVDSGKQPAIFVPLLPAFIANYNQNGRQRYMQVSITMLGRDQADLEALKAHMPVIRNNLVMLFSGQDFATLASPVGQEMLRQKATASVQEVAHKELGKVVIEQLLFTNFVLQ from the coding sequence ATGGCGAATAGCGAAGACGCGGTTAAAGACCCCGCAACCAAACGCAAGATCAAGCTGATCATCGTGACAGTGGTTGCCCTGCTGCTGGCGATCGGCTTGTCCGTGGGGGCCACCTGGTACTTCATGCACAGCCCCCGGAGCACGCCGGTCGCCGCGCCGCAAACCGTGGACAGCGGCAAGCAGCCGGCGATTTTCGTGCCCCTGCTGCCGGCCTTCATTGCCAACTACAACCAGAACGGCCGTCAGCGCTACATGCAGGTGAGCATCACCATGCTCGGCCGCGACCAGGCCGATCTGGAAGCACTCAAGGCGCACATGCCGGTGATCCGCAATAACCTGGTCATGCTGTTCTCCGGGCAGGACTTCGCCACCCTGGCCTCGCCGGTCGGCCAGGAAATGTTGCGGCAGAAAGCCACGGCCAGCGTCCAGGAAGTGGCGCACAAAGAACTCGGCAAAGTGGTCATCGAACAATTGCTGTTCACTAATTTCGTACTGCAGTAG
- the fliP gene encoding flagellar type III secretion system pore protein FliP (The bacterial flagellar biogenesis protein FliP forms a type III secretion system (T3SS)-type pore required for flagellar assembly.): protein MAALRIVLTLALMLAAPLAFAADPLSISAITLGTNAEGAQEYSVSLQILLIMTALSFIPAFVMLMTSFTRIIIVFSILRQALGLQQTPSNQILTGMALFLTLFIMAPVFDRVNQDALQPYLAEKLSAQDAVAKAQVPIKDFMLAQTRSSDLELFMRLSKRTDIASPDQAPLTILVPAFVTSELKTAFQIGFMIFIPFLIIDLVVASVLMAMGMMMLSPLIISLPFKIMLFVLVDGWALIIGTLASSFGGVSP, encoded by the coding sequence ATGGCTGCGTTACGTATCGTCTTGACGCTGGCCCTGATGCTGGCCGCGCCGCTGGCGTTCGCCGCCGACCCGTTGTCGATCTCGGCAATTACCCTGGGCACCAATGCCGAGGGTGCCCAGGAATACTCGGTCAGCCTGCAGATCCTGCTGATCATGACTGCGCTGAGTTTCATCCCGGCGTTCGTCATGCTGATGACCAGTTTCACCCGGATCATCATCGTCTTCTCGATCCTGCGCCAGGCCCTGGGCCTGCAGCAGACGCCGTCGAACCAGATCCTCACGGGCATGGCGCTGTTCCTGACCCTGTTCATCATGGCGCCGGTGTTCGACCGGGTGAATCAGGATGCCTTGCAACCCTACCTGGCGGAAAAACTCTCGGCCCAGGATGCCGTGGCCAAGGCCCAGGTGCCGATCAAGGACTTCATGCTGGCCCAGACCCGCAGCAGCGATCTGGAGCTGTTCATGCGCCTGTCCAAGCGCACCGACATCGCTTCGCCGGATCAGGCGCCGTTGACCATTCTGGTGCCGGCCTTTGTCACCTCTGAGCTGAAAACCGCGTTCCAGATCGGCTTCATGATCTTCATTCCTTTCCTGATCATCGACCTGGTCGTGGCCAGTGTGTTGATGGCCATGGGCATGATGATGCTGTCGCCGCTGATCATTTCCCTGCCGTTCAAGATCATGTTGTTCGTGCTGGTGGATGGCTGGGCGTTGATCATCGGCACCTTGGCCAGCAGCTTCGGCGGTGTGTCGCCATGA
- the fliO gene encoding flagellar biosynthetic protein FliO, with protein sequence MKKVLGVLLGAALALPFNVLAAEPVAAATTAAPAVSSGVAGQLTQLVFGLLLVLGLIFFLAWLLRRVQQAGPAGKGQVIELIGSRALGPRDRLMLVQVGNEQILLGLSPGSITALHVLKEPVQVPSTEKTTPEFALRLMELMGKDQKDKQ encoded by the coding sequence GTGAAAAAGGTTCTTGGGGTTCTTCTAGGGGCAGCGCTGGCCTTGCCGTTCAATGTGCTGGCGGCCGAGCCGGTGGCGGCTGCCACGACGGCGGCACCGGCGGTCAGCAGCGGCGTGGCCGGGCAATTGACCCAGCTGGTGTTCGGCTTGCTGCTGGTGCTGGGGTTGATTTTCTTCCTCGCCTGGCTGCTGCGCCGGGTGCAGCAGGCCGGGCCGGCCGGCAAGGGGCAGGTGATCGAGCTGATCGGTTCCCGCGCGCTCGGCCCGCGGGACCGGCTGATGCTGGTGCAGGTCGGCAACGAGCAGATTCTGCTCGGCCTCAGCCCCGGCAGCATCACCGCCTTGCATGTGCTCAAGGAGCCGGTGCAGGTGCCGAGCACCGAGAAGACCACCCCCGAATTTGCCCTGCGCCTGATGGAGCTGATGGGCAAGGATCAGAAGGATAAGCAGTAA
- the fliI gene encoding flagellar protein export ATPase FliI yields the protein MRLDRTSFAKRLGSYAEATTLAGAPILEGRLLRMVGLTLEAEGLRAAMGSRCMVINDDSYHPVQVEAEVMGFSGNKIFLMPVGSVAGIAPGARVVPLADSGRLPMGMSMLGRVLDGAGRALDGKGGMKAEDWVPMDGPTINPLKREPISEPLDVGIRCINGLLTVGRGQRLGLFAGTGVGKSVLLGMMTRFTEADIIVVGLIGERGREVKEFIEHILGEEGLKRSVVVASPADDAPLMRLRAAMYCTRIAEYFRDKGKNVLLLMDSLTRFAQAQREIALAIGEPPATKGYPPSVFAKLPKLVERAGNAEKGGGSITAFYTVLSEGDDQQDPIADSARGVLDGHIVLSRRLAEEGHYPAIDIEASISRVMPSVVSKEHMARAQYFKQLWSRYQQSRDLISVGAYVAGGDRETDLAIALQPQLVKYQRQGLNDSISLGESEAYLGSIFAPAAGG from the coding sequence ATGCGCCTTGACCGCACCAGCTTTGCCAAGCGCCTGGGCAGTTACGCCGAGGCCACCACGCTGGCCGGCGCGCCGATCCTCGAAGGCCGCCTGCTGCGCATGGTCGGCCTGACCCTCGAAGCCGAAGGCTTGCGCGCCGCCATGGGCAGCCGCTGCATGGTGATCAACGACGACAGTTACCACCCGGTGCAGGTCGAAGCCGAAGTCATGGGCTTCTCCGGCAACAAAATCTTTCTGATGCCGGTCGGCAGCGTCGCCGGTATCGCCCCCGGTGCGCGCGTGGTGCCGCTGGCGGACAGTGGTCGCCTGCCGATGGGCATGAGCATGCTCGGGCGGGTACTCGATGGCGCCGGTCGGGCGTTGGACGGGAAGGGCGGGATGAAGGCCGAAGACTGGGTGCCGATGGACGGCCCGACCATCAACCCGCTCAAGCGTGAACCGATCAGCGAACCGCTGGACGTGGGCATTCGTTGCATCAACGGCTTGTTGACGGTCGGTCGCGGCCAGCGCCTCGGGTTGTTCGCCGGTACCGGCGTGGGCAAGAGTGTACTGCTGGGCATGATGACCCGCTTCACCGAGGCCGACATCATCGTGGTCGGGCTGATCGGCGAACGTGGGCGTGAGGTCAAGGAATTCATCGAGCACATCCTCGGCGAAGAAGGCCTCAAGCGTTCGGTGGTGGTGGCATCGCCCGCGGACGATGCGCCGCTGATGCGTCTGCGCGCGGCCATGTACTGCACGCGCATCGCCGAATATTTCCGCGACAAGGGCAAGAACGTGCTGTTGCTCATGGACTCCCTGACCCGTTTCGCCCAGGCCCAGCGGGAAATCGCCCTGGCCATCGGCGAACCGCCCGCGACCAAGGGGTATCCGCCGTCGGTGTTCGCCAAGTTGCCGAAACTGGTGGAGCGCGCGGGCAATGCCGAGAAGGGCGGCGGTTCGATCACCGCGTTCTACACCGTGTTGTCCGAAGGCGACGACCAGCAGGATCCGATTGCCGACTCGGCGCGCGGCGTGCTCGACGGGCACATCGTGCTGTCCCGGCGCCTGGCCGAGGAAGGTCACTACCCGGCGATCGATATCGAAGCGTCCATCAGCCGGGTCATGCCGTCGGTGGTGTCGAAGGAACACATGGCCCGCGCCCAGTACTTCAAGCAATTGTGGTCGCGGTATCAGCAGAGTCGCGACCTGATCAGCGTCGGCGCCTACGTCGCCGGCGGTGACCGGGAAACCGACCTGGCGATTGCCCTGCAGCCGCAGTTGGTCAAATACCAGCGCCAGGGCCTGAACGACAGCATCAGCCTGGGTGAAAGCGAAGCCTACCTGGGTTCGATTTTTGCCCCTGCGGCCGGCGGCTAA
- a CDS encoding STAS domain-containing protein, with product MSVVTEISPDGQKLTISIKGRFDFAKHQEFRESYEDKELSAVVVDLKEATYLDSSALGMLLLLRDHAGGDESDIRVVNSSSDVKKILAISNFDKLFDIS from the coding sequence ATGTCAGTCGTTACAGAAATATCCCCGGATGGACAAAAGCTGACGATATCGATCAAGGGACGATTCGATTTCGCCAAGCATCAGGAATTTCGTGAGTCCTACGAGGACAAGGAACTCTCCGCCGTCGTCGTCGACTTGAAAGAAGCCACCTACCTCGACAGTTCGGCCCTGGGCATGTTGCTCTTGCTGCGCGATCACGCCGGTGGCGACGAGTCCGACATTCGCGTGGTCAACAGCAGTTCCGACGTGAAGAAGATCCTCGCCATCTCCAATTTCGACAAACTGTTCGACATCAGTTGA
- the fliM gene encoding flagellar motor switch protein FliM, protein MAVQDLLSQDEIDALLHGVDDGLVQADIAAEPGTVKSYDLTSQDRIVRGRMPTLEMINERFARYTRISMFNLLRRSADVAVGGVQVTKFGEYVHSLYVPTSLNLVKIKPLRGTALFILDAKLVFKLVDNFFGGDGRHAKIEGREFTPTELRVVRMVLEQAFVDLKEAWQAIMEVNFEYINSEVNPAMANIVGPSEAVVVSTFHIELDGGGGDLHVTMPYSMIEPVREMLDAGFQSDLDDQDERWVNALRQDVLDVDVPIGATVARRQLRLRDILHMQPGDIIPVEMPEEMIMRANGVPAFKVKMGSHKGNLALQVIEPIERR, encoded by the coding sequence ATGGCCGTGCAGGACCTGCTGTCCCAGGATGAGATCGACGCGCTGTTGCACGGTGTCGACGATGGCCTGGTACAGGCCGATATCGCTGCCGAACCCGGCACCGTCAAAAGCTATGACCTGACCAGCCAGGATCGCATCGTCCGTGGACGCATGCCGACCCTGGAGATGATCAACGAACGCTTCGCCCGCTACACCCGCATCAGCATGTTCAACCTGCTGCGCCGCTCGGCGGATGTCGCCGTCGGTGGAGTGCAGGTGACGAAGTTCGGCGAATACGTGCACTCGCTGTACGTGCCGACCAGCCTCAACCTGGTCAAGATCAAACCGTTGCGCGGCACCGCGCTGTTCATCCTCGACGCCAAGCTGGTGTTCAAGCTGGTGGATAACTTCTTCGGCGGCGACGGCCGTCACGCCAAGATCGAAGGGCGAGAGTTCACCCCAACCGAACTGCGCGTGGTGCGCATGGTGCTCGAGCAGGCCTTCGTCGATTTGAAGGAAGCCTGGCAGGCGATCATGGAAGTCAACTTCGAGTACATCAACTCGGAAGTGAACCCGGCCATGGCCAACATCGTCGGCCCGAGCGAGGCCGTGGTGGTGTCGACCTTCCACATCGAACTCGATGGCGGCGGCGGCGACCTGCACGTGACCATGCCCTATTCGATGATCGAGCCGGTGCGCGAAATGCTCGACGCCGGCTTCCAGTCGGACCTCGACGATCAGGACGAGCGCTGGGTCAACGCCCTGCGCCAGGACGTGCTGGATGTCGACGTGCCGATCGGGGCCACGGTTGCCCGTCGCCAGTTGCGCCTGCGGGACATCCTGCACATGCAGCCGGGGGACATCATCCCGGTCGAGATGCCGGAAGAAATGATCATGCGCGCCAACGGCGTGCCTGCATTCAAGGTCAAGATGGGCTCGCACAAAGGCAACCTCGCGTTGCAGGTGATCGAGCCGATCGAGCGCCGTTGA
- a CDS encoding fused response regulator/phosphatase has product MQPPLESLTVLIAEDSAADRMLLSSIVRRQGHAVLTAANGAEAVEAFRQQRPQLVLMDAMMPVMDGFEAARQIKALAGETLVPIIFLTSLTESEALARCLEAGGDDFLAKPYNQVILAAKIKAMDRLRRLQATVLQQRDQIARHHQHLLNEQRVAKAVFDKVAHSGCLNALNIHYLQSPYALFNGDLLLAAYTPAGDMHVLLGDFTGHGLPAAVGAMPLAEVFYGMTAKGYGLAETLREMNAKLKRILPVGMFCCATLLRLSFQRCSVEVWNGGMPDGYLHSVAKGERTPLQARHLPLGVLSPQAFDDRTEVFPMAVGDRVFLLSDGVVETCDANEQLFGVERLQRVFAANRQPDELFAEIEQALREFRGEARDDVSMVEVSFLEGEQVSPPALVYSDSGQSCPLDWSVSFEFRAATLKRFNPLPYLLQLLLEVHGLRAQSGALYSVLAELYSNALEHGVLGLDSSLKRDAAGFTRYYQQRNTRLDELQGGFIRIHLQVTPQGKGGCLTVRVEDSGKGFDVDRVLQLPADGARLSGRGIGLIRQLSRNAHWSDEGRSARVEFFWEALA; this is encoded by the coding sequence ATGCAGCCGCCGCTCGAATCACTGACGGTCCTGATCGCCGAAGACAGCGCGGCCGATCGCATGCTGCTGTCGAGCATCGTCCGGCGCCAGGGCCATGCGGTGCTGACGGCCGCCAACGGTGCCGAGGCGGTCGAAGCGTTCCGTCAGCAACGCCCGCAGCTGGTGTTGATGGACGCGATGATGCCGGTGATGGACGGCTTCGAGGCGGCACGGCAGATCAAGGCGTTGGCCGGCGAAACCCTGGTGCCGATCATCTTTCTGACATCGCTCACCGAAAGCGAAGCCCTGGCGCGCTGTCTGGAAGCCGGGGGCGACGACTTTCTGGCAAAGCCCTACAACCAGGTGATCCTCGCCGCCAAAATCAAGGCGATGGACCGCTTGCGCCGGTTGCAGGCCACCGTGTTGCAGCAGCGAGACCAGATCGCCAGGCACCACCAGCACCTGCTCAACGAGCAGCGGGTGGCCAAGGCCGTATTCGACAAGGTGGCCCATTCCGGTTGCCTGAATGCCCTGAATATCCACTACCTGCAATCGCCCTACGCGCTGTTCAACGGCGATCTGTTGCTGGCCGCGTATACGCCTGCCGGCGACATGCACGTATTGCTCGGGGACTTCACCGGCCATGGTTTACCGGCGGCTGTCGGGGCCATGCCCCTGGCTGAAGTCTTCTATGGCATGACGGCCAAGGGTTACGGCCTGGCCGAAACCCTGCGCGAGATGAATGCCAAGCTCAAGCGCATCCTGCCGGTGGGCATGTTCTGCTGTGCCACGCTGCTGCGCCTGAGTTTTCAGCGGTGTTCGGTGGAGGTGTGGAACGGCGGGATGCCGGATGGTTACCTGCACAGCGTCGCCAAGGGTGAGCGCACGCCGCTGCAGGCTCGGCACTTGCCGCTGGGCGTGCTGAGCCCGCAAGCCTTCGACGATCGCACCGAAGTGTTTCCGATGGCGGTCGGCGATCGGGTGTTTCTGTTATCCGACGGTGTGGTCGAAACCTGCGATGCCAACGAACAACTGTTTGGTGTCGAGCGGCTGCAGCGGGTGTTTGCCGCCAATCGGCAGCCTGATGAGTTGTTCGCCGAGATCGAGCAGGCGCTGCGGGAATTTCGCGGTGAAGCCCGTGACGACGTCAGCATGGTCGAGGTCAGCTTTCTGGAGGGGGAGCAGGTCAGCCCGCCGGCGTTGGTATATTCCGACAGTGGCCAGTCCTGCCCGCTGGACTGGTCGGTGAGTTTCGAGTTTCGCGCGGCCACGCTCAAGCGCTTCAACCCGCTGCCTTATCTGTTGCAGTTGCTGCTGGAGGTCCATGGGCTGCGGGCGCAAAGCGGGGCGCTCTACAGTGTGCTGGCGGAACTCTATTCCAACGCCCTGGAGCATGGCGTACTGGGCCTGGATTCCAGCCTCAAACGGGATGCCGCGGGTTTTACCCGCTATTATCAACAGCGCAATACTCGCCTGGATGAGTTGCAGGGTGGCTTCATCCGGATACATCTGCAGGTGACACCGCAGGGCAAGGGCGGTTGCCTGACGGTTCGCGTCGAAGACAGTGGCAAGGGGTTTGATGTCGATCGGGTGCTGCAGCTGCCCGCTGATGGAGCCCGTCTGTCGGGACGTGGCATCGGCCTGATCCGTCAATTGAGCCGTAATGCCCACTGGTCCGACGAGGGTCGAAGTGCCCGCGTGGAATTTTTCTGGGAGGCTCTGGCATAA